A region of Mycoplasmopsis bovirhinis DNA encodes the following proteins:
- a CDS encoding PTS sugar transporter subunit IIABC has translation MINHKWKMILLIIVSFGLILIKWKKVKHQKNTFYQVENLPFDINKLIKYLGNNNFVAKECKLSRIEIEIKDLNLVNLEKIKALKGVSGLFVKSNLISIILGVYSKATFAALTKQK, from the coding sequence ATGATAAACCATAAATGAAAAATGATTTTATTAATTATTGTCTCATTCGGTTTGATTTTAATTAAATGAAAAAAAGTAAAACACCAGAAAAACACTTTTTATCAAGTTGAAAATCTGCCTTTTGATATTAATAAATTAATTAAATATTTAGGAAATAATAATTTTGTAGCTAAAGAATGTAAGCTTTCAAGAATTGAAATAGAAATTAAAGATCTAAATTTAGTTAACTTAGAAAAAATTAAAGCTTTAAAAGGAGTTAGTGGCCTTTTTGTAAAAAGTAATTTAATTTCAATTATTTTAGGTGTATATTCTAAAGCTACTTTTGCGGCTTTAACGAAACAAAAGTAA
- the ychF gene encoding redox-regulated ATPase YchF encodes MSLKAGIIGLPNVGKSTLFSALTKKQVESSNYAFTTIEPNISSVPLIDERLENIAKLINPEKIVWATFDFVDIAGLVQGASKGEGLGNKFLANIRDVDAIIHVIRCFNDKDILHIANSIDPVRDKEVIDYELMLADLETITNVLNRVAKKAKSGDKDAIIEQSAALKIKEALENNIPAREISLDEAQEKFIKGYHLLTFKKMIYVANLNSEQFLDYENDPLYRKLKNSLKENEKLLAISAEIEAQLSQIEDPKEKKELLLIYNIERSGLDTLTKTAFNLLDLETYFTAGKIEARAWVYKKGWNAPKCAGVIHSDFEKKFIKAEVISYDNYIKYGGEVAAKNAGKMRQEGKTYIMNDGDICHFKFGK; translated from the coding sequence ATGTCACTAAAAGCCGGAATTATTGGATTACCAAATGTTGGTAAAAGCACATTATTTAGTGCTTTAACAAAAAAACAAGTTGAATCTTCGAATTATGCTTTCACTACCATTGAACCAAATATCTCAAGTGTACCTTTAATTGATGAACGTTTGGAAAACATTGCTAAGTTAATCAATCCAGAGAAAATTGTTTGAGCTACTTTTGACTTTGTTGATATTGCTGGCTTAGTACAAGGCGCTTCAAAAGGAGAAGGTTTAGGTAATAAGTTTTTAGCTAACATTCGTGATGTTGATGCAATTATTCATGTTATTAGATGTTTTAATGATAAAGATATCTTGCATATTGCTAATTCAATTGACCCAGTTAGAGACAAAGAAGTAATTGACTACGAGTTAATGTTAGCTGATTTAGAAACTATTACTAATGTATTAAATCGAGTAGCTAAGAAAGCTAAATCAGGTGATAAAGATGCAATTATTGAGCAAAGTGCTGCTTTAAAAATTAAGGAAGCTTTAGAAAATAATATTCCAGCTAGAGAAATTAGTTTAGATGAAGCACAAGAGAAATTCATCAAAGGTTACCACCTATTAACATTTAAAAAAATGATCTACGTTGCTAATTTAAATAGTGAACAATTTTTAGATTATGAAAATGATCCTTTATATCGTAAACTAAAAAACTCTTTAAAAGAAAATGAAAAGTTACTTGCAATCTCAGCTGAGATCGAAGCTCAGCTAAGCCAAATTGAAGATCCTAAAGAGAAAAAAGAATTATTATTAATTTACAATATAGAACGTAGCGGATTAGACACTTTAACAAAAACAGCTTTTAATTTATTAGATTTAGAAACTTACTTTACCGCTGGTAAAATCGAAGCAAGAGCTTGAGTTTATAAAAAAGGTTGAAATGCTCCTAAATGTGCTGGAGTAATTCATAGTGATTTTGAGAAAAAATTCATTAAAGCTGAAGTTATAAGTTATGATAATTATATTAAGTATGGCGGTGAAGTAGCTGCAAAAAATGCTGGTAAAATGCGCCAAGAAGGTAAAACTTACATTATGAATGATGGTGATATTTGTCATTTTAAATTTGGTAAATAA
- a CDS encoding MAG5620 family putative phospho-sugar mutase encodes MAFSTFEVWRSLYNNESICKISDFDLAMKNNQIDFNNLVSKSQGTIYGLEFYGLDNFLLDHLNPFSLLAIFSIFLKEINNTKNKKILIATDFEITKSTNLKDLLVRYANKARFETFVHNYSQINEFLFYQTIELTGIPNGIFLSYNKGNDKYYMKLIKEKQQLSVDEYEFYLNEFPKIKSLIMLSPSNQSTIINIDKIIKFYGDKFTLNHLSNQGDISQHKTLRISIITSNLLDKYILRKVLKNSGYKVIAHNLTLSNKLFFSKFELRFNKYKTDLIIYLNQANQLKIYAWRKNRYILLREEDLVYLFINYYFLTWKNNSSLRLNSIYLPFYVSKNILNLLVNFKIHYEQNLKIDLDHQNVLLSFANNRFSANLNYKLFYSNYDFILKLCYIFFNYKNNNNLFGYKYKKMLESNQNIILNSKAFNFPYLEALKIDSLFNLNEKYYKSLELIKIKKYDFKTNLQHDLLELTFTYKKQLFYIYIFYDFMQRQLVLKLETETKYNLTLTKKLIIKLILKLLQHAVSEKIKELIKTESKWKETFNIQKKKSSKNT; translated from the coding sequence ATGGCATTTAGTACATTTGAAGTTTGAAGAAGTTTATATAACAATGAATCAATTTGCAAAATTAGTGATTTTGATTTAGCAATGAAAAATAACCAAATTGATTTTAATAATTTAGTTTCAAAATCTCAAGGAACTATTTATGGTCTTGAATTTTATGGCTTGGATAATTTTTTATTAGATCATTTAAATCCTTTTTCTCTTTTAGCAATTTTCTCAATTTTTTTAAAAGAAATAAACAATACCAAAAACAAAAAAATTTTAATTGCAACTGATTTTGAAATAACAAAGTCAACAAACTTAAAAGATTTATTAGTCAGATATGCAAATAAAGCTCGCTTTGAAACTTTTGTACATAATTATAGCCAAATTAACGAATTTTTATTTTATCAAACTATTGAATTAACTGGAATCCCAAATGGAATTTTTTTATCTTATAATAAAGGAAATGATAAATATTATATGAAATTAATTAAGGAAAAACAACAATTATCAGTTGATGAATACGAGTTTTATCTTAATGAATTTCCTAAAATAAAATCTTTAATTATGCTTTCACCAAGCAACCAATCAACAATTATTAATATTGATAAAATCATCAAATTTTATGGTGATAAATTTACCTTAAATCATTTGTCAAATCAAGGAGATATCTCGCAACATAAAACCTTGCGTATTAGCATTATTACTAGCAACTTGCTAGATAAATATATTTTACGAAAAGTATTAAAAAATTCTGGTTACAAAGTTATTGCTCACAATCTTACTTTATCTAATAAACTATTTTTTAGTAAATTTGAATTACGATTTAACAAATATAAAACAGATTTAATTATTTATTTAAATCAAGCTAATCAACTTAAAATATATGCTTGAAGGAAGAATAGATATATACTACTAAGAGAAGAAGACTTAGTTTATTTATTTATTAACTATTATTTTTTAACTTGAAAAAATAATTCAAGTTTAAGGTTAAATTCAATTTACTTACCTTTTTATGTCTCAAAAAATATTTTAAATTTATTAGTTAATTTCAAAATTCATTATGAGCAAAATTTAAAGATTGATTTAGATCATCAAAATGTACTTTTAAGCTTTGCTAATAACCGTTTTAGCGCTAATTTAAATTACAAACTTTTTTATTCGAATTATGATTTTATTTTAAAGCTTTGCTATATCTTTTTTAATTACAAAAATAATAATAATTTATTTGGTTATAAGTATAAGAAAATGCTTGAAAGTAACCAAAATATAATCCTTAATTCTAAAGCATTTAATTTTCCCTACCTTGAAGCTTTAAAAATTGATTCACTATTTAATTTAAATGAGAAATATTATAAATCATTAGAACTAATTAAAATCAAAAAATATGATTTTAAAACTAATTTACAACATGATTTATTAGAACTAACGTTTACTTATAAAAAGCAACTTTTTTATATTTATATTTTTTATGATTTTATGCAACGACAATTAGTCTTAAAATTAGAAACAGAAACTAAATACAATCTAACTTTAACTAAAAAATTAATAATTAAATTAATTTTGAAATTATTGCAACATGCTGTTAGCGAAAAAATTAAAGAACTAATTAAAACGGAGTCAAAGTGAAAAGAAACTTTCAATATACAAAAAAAGAAATCTTCAAAGAATACTTAA
- a CDS encoding glycine--tRNA ligase: MQNIKKINEAFLNHLKSSGFVYQGSEIYGGLSNTWDYGPLGALLKDNIRQAWKNEFILKEANNFLIDSKILMNPQVWVTSGHVSNFSDPLIENKVNGKRYRADKILQEFDPNLIPEKMSKEEIRDFLTKNVLEYEGSKTNWSEIREFNLMFETEQGIVEGSKSKIYLRPETAQGIFINFKNVQRSSRAKLPFGIGQIGKSFRNEVTPGNFIFRTREFEQMELEFFTMPKDTPKWFDYYVNKCKDFVLKLGLIDENLRVRAHDPGELAHYSSATTDLEFKFPFGWGELLGVANRSDYDLKSHSQASGELLAYLDPETNQKIFPYVIEPSIGLDRLMLAILVDTYHEEKISDTESRILFKFPLEIAPYKIAILPLVKKLSDKAQEIMSFLIAKGISCVYDETGSIGKRYRRQDAIGTYWSLTIDYESLENDTFTLRNRDTMQQIRISLNDLLKYL, encoded by the coding sequence ATGCAAAATATTAAGAAAATTAATGAAGCTTTTTTAAATCATTTAAAATCTTCAGGATTTGTATACCAAGGAAGTGAAATTTATGGGGGACTTTCAAATACTTGGGATTATGGTCCTTTAGGTGCTCTTTTAAAAGATAATATTCGTCAGGCTTGAAAAAATGAATTTATTCTAAAAGAAGCAAATAATTTTTTAATTGATTCAAAAATTTTAATGAATCCACAAGTATGGGTTACTAGTGGTCATGTTTCAAATTTTTCTGACCCGCTAATTGAAAATAAAGTTAACGGTAAAAGATATCGTGCTGATAAAATCTTGCAAGAATTTGATCCTAATTTAATTCCTGAAAAAATGAGTAAGGAAGAAATTAGAGATTTTTTAACAAAGAATGTTTTAGAATACGAGGGATCAAAAACGAATTGAAGTGAGATTAGAGAATTTAACTTAATGTTTGAAACTGAGCAAGGAATTGTCGAAGGTTCTAAGTCCAAAATTTATTTACGCCCTGAAACAGCACAAGGAATTTTTATTAACTTTAAAAATGTGCAACGCTCTTCACGTGCTAAATTACCTTTTGGAATTGGTCAAATTGGAAAGAGTTTTCGTAATGAAGTAACACCTGGTAATTTTATTTTCCGAACTAGAGAATTTGAACAAATGGAACTTGAATTTTTTACTATGCCTAAAGATACTCCAAAGTGGTTTGATTATTACGTTAATAAATGCAAAGATTTCGTTTTAAAACTCGGTCTTATAGATGAAAATCTTAGAGTTAGAGCCCATGATCCGGGAGAATTAGCACATTATTCGAGTGCCACAACTGATTTAGAATTTAAGTTTCCTTTTGGATGAGGAGAATTATTAGGAGTTGCTAACCGCAGCGATTATGATTTAAAATCTCATTCACAAGCTTCTGGAGAATTATTAGCATACTTAGATCCAGAAACTAATCAAAAAATATTTCCGTATGTTATTGAACCAAGTATTGGTTTAGATCGTTTAATGCTTGCAATTTTAGTTGATACTTATCATGAAGAAAAAATAAGTGATACAGAATCTAGAATTTTATTTAAATTTCCACTAGAGATAGCACCATACAAAATTGCAATTTTACCATTAGTTAAAAAACTAAGTGATAAAGCACAAGAAATTATGTCCTTTTTAATTGCTAAAGGAATTTCATGTGTTTACGATGAAACTGGTTCAATTGGTAAAAGATACCGCCGCCAAGATGCAATTGGAACATATTGATCTTTAACAATTGACTATGAATCATTAGAAAATGATACTTTTACTTTAAGAAATAGAGATACGATGCAACAAATTCGTATCTCACTTAATGATTTACTTAAATACTTATAA
- the dnaG gene encoding DNA primase, with protein MTQIDFKEINQLILEKTDIVQVISNFISLTKKGNNYLGLCPFHQDINPSFTVSSVKGIYKCFSCSESGNVITFIKKHLNKNYLETLEYFSNELSLNLDLSNNKETNLRTKTEEETQILELLNVANSFFKIKVTSNLKAQEYLKTRGIFDPEIRKKFSIGYAPYDELLTYLNNSVNYSNDLILRAGLINNNLHEIFRNRITFGIKNEFNEIVGFSARSLEPEQKPKYINSPETFLFNKSKILYNIHNALVAAQSTKELILVEGFMDVIAFDKAKIENVVALMGTALTDQQVALIKQFRITLFLDNDQAGQSATVRSIKTLLKNKVKEIFVAYNSYNKDPDEILNSEGVDALRYLLSQKKSFIDFLYDYYVNLNNLRNNADFKNLKNFNSEISQYLTLMNYDQKSYFTTKFKNEFNYDLMENLNQTELMHKELNNFAQLDFEQYYENYNIDNLIKRNEQKFNDFMANNIRIKFLIYFILKPEFAKRFYELDNSSILYCKPENFANVYNDIKTKTFQYLDLDLGSENDLVFNIQKQMHRKVFELIKSYNQNFSELDLQKFYLTYTNKIMHNLQESNGKVSLTPLIKELLESYKTENKKFNITPSIKNYNNLIKELKRFKEIKL; from the coding sequence ATGACACAAATAGATTTTAAAGAAATTAATCAACTAATTTTAGAAAAAACTGACATTGTTCAAGTTATTTCTAATTTTATTTCCTTAACTAAAAAAGGAAATAATTATTTGGGTCTTTGCCCATTTCACCAAGATATTAATCCTAGTTTTACTGTTTCAAGTGTTAAGGGAATTTACAAATGTTTTTCATGTAGTGAAAGTGGTAATGTGATCACTTTTATTAAAAAACATCTTAATAAAAACTACCTTGAAACCTTAGAATATTTTTCTAATGAGCTTTCTTTAAATTTAGATTTATCAAATAATAAAGAGACTAATTTAAGAACAAAAACTGAAGAAGAAACTCAAATTTTAGAGCTTTTGAATGTTGCTAATTCATTTTTTAAAATTAAAGTAACTAGTAATTTAAAAGCTCAAGAATATTTGAAAACCAGGGGGATTTTTGATCCAGAGATTCGTAAGAAATTTAGTATTGGCTATGCTCCTTATGATGAATTATTAACTTATTTAAATAATTCAGTTAATTATAGTAATGATTTAATTTTGAGAGCGGGTCTTATTAACAATAATTTACATGAAATTTTCCGCAACCGCATTACTTTTGGGATCAAAAATGAATTTAATGAAATAGTTGGTTTTAGTGCTCGATCATTAGAACCAGAGCAAAAACCAAAATATATTAATTCACCTGAAACATTTTTATTTAATAAATCAAAGATTTTATATAACATTCATAATGCCTTAGTTGCAGCCCAAAGCACCAAAGAATTAATTTTAGTTGAAGGTTTTATGGATGTTATCGCTTTTGATAAAGCAAAAATTGAAAATGTAGTTGCTTTGATGGGTACAGCCTTAACAGACCAACAAGTTGCTTTAATTAAGCAATTTAGAATTACTTTATTTTTAGATAATGATCAAGCAGGCCAAAGTGCTACAGTTAGATCAATTAAAACTTTATTAAAAAACAAAGTTAAAGAAATATTTGTTGCTTATAATTCTTATAACAAAGATCCTGATGAAATTTTAAATTCTGAAGGAGTTGATGCTTTAAGATATTTATTAAGTCAAAAAAAGTCATTTATCGATTTTTTATACGATTATTATGTTAATTTGAATAATCTTCGGAATAATGCAGATTTTAAGAATCTTAAAAATTTCAATTCAGAAATTTCACAATATTTAACTTTGATGAACTATGACCAAAAAAGTTATTTTACAACTAAATTTAAAAATGAATTTAATTATGATTTAATGGAAAATTTAAATCAAACCGAGTTAATGCATAAGGAATTAAATAATTTTGCACAACTTGATTTTGAGCAGTATTACGAAAATTATAATATTGATAATCTAATAAAAAGAAATGAACAAAAATTTAATGATTTTATGGCTAATAACATTCGAATTAAATTTTTGATTTATTTTATTTTAAAACCTGAATTTGCAAAGCGGTTTTATGAGTTAGATAATTCTAGTATTTTGTATTGTAAACCTGAAAATTTTGCTAATGTTTATAATGATATAAAAACTAAAACATTTCAATATCTTGATTTAGATTTAGGTTCTGAAAATGATTTAGTTTTTAATATTCAAAAACAAATGCACCGCAAGGTTTTTGAATTAATTAAATCTTACAATCAAAATTTTTCTGAATTAGATTTACAAAAATTTTATTTAACTTACACTAATAAAATCATGCATAATTTGCAAGAATCTAATGGCAAGGTTTCTTTAACACCCTTAATAAAAGAACTCTTAGAGTCTTATAAAACTGAAAACAAAAAATTTAATATTACGCCTAGCATTAAAAACTATAATAATTTAATTAAAGAATTAAAAAGATTTAAAGAAATTAAATTGTAA
- a CDS encoding RNA polymerase sigma factor has protein sequence MKKEFNAFITLLKSDMKKRKLKTLSQEQVMDFVMKQNLEVQDDEMDDLLSELIELKILNPEQDSGDLDDVNLTDFESEVANSNSKKQVKDSMLEISDAELSETELEVLQKEILDDQDDEEIYVDTEDDLEDEDDKEELEEDDEPYFDEFEDENDFDLDDGMLEAKEQKVDNLSNKLTETNDIVKWYMRWIGKYGKLLSESEEKELAHRMMQGGFRGKKARDTLINRNLRLVINNAKKYKNRGLSFIDLISEGNSGIIKAAQKFDITKGFKFSTYATWWIRQAITRAVADQARTIRVPVHMVETINRVSKAERELSHELGYEPSDEEIAERIGGSFTTDKVRYIRKINADPISLDKQVGKENDSQFSDFVKDDNIVNPIDHSAKEELSVILKKMLERLDSDERELICKRYGIGEDANGNPYKVHSLEVLAAARNNVSKERIRQIENKILKKLRNDPKYGHILKDFY, from the coding sequence ATGAAAAAAGAATTTAATGCATTTATTACTTTGTTGAAAAGTGATATGAAAAAAAGAAAGCTTAAAACTTTATCACAAGAACAAGTTATGGACTTTGTCATGAAACAAAATTTAGAAGTCCAAGATGATGAAATGGATGATTTATTAAGCGAATTAATTGAGCTTAAAATTTTAAATCCTGAGCAAGACTCAGGAGATTTAGATGATGTTAATTTGACTGATTTTGAGTCAGAAGTTGCTAATTCAAACTCTAAAAAACAAGTTAAAGATTCTATGCTTGAAATAAGTGATGCAGAATTATCTGAAACAGAACTAGAAGTTTTGCAAAAAGAAATCTTAGATGATCAAGATGATGAAGAGATTTATGTTGACACAGAAGATGATCTTGAAGATGAAGATGATAAAGAAGAACTTGAAGAAGATGATGAGCCATATTTTGATGAATTTGAGGATGAAAATGATTTTGATCTAGATGATGGAATGCTAGAAGCAAAAGAACAAAAAGTTGATAATTTATCAAATAAACTTACTGAAACTAATGATATTGTGAAATGGTACATGAGGTGAATTGGTAAGTACGGAAAATTACTTAGCGAATCTGAAGAAAAAGAACTAGCTCACCGCATGATGCAAGGAGGCTTCCGAGGCAAAAAAGCCAGAGATACATTAATTAACCGTAATTTAAGACTGGTTATTAATAACGCTAAAAAATATAAAAATCGTGGTTTATCTTTTATTGATTTAATTTCAGAAGGTAATTCTGGGATTATTAAAGCAGCTCAAAAATTTGATATTACTAAAGGATTTAAATTCTCTACATATGCGACTTGGTGAATTCGCCAAGCAATTACACGTGCTGTTGCTGACCAAGCTCGAACTATTAGGGTTCCAGTTCATATGGTTGAAACAATTAATCGTGTTTCAAAAGCTGAACGTGAATTAAGTCATGAACTAGGATATGAACCTTCTGATGAAGAAATAGCCGAAAGAATTGGGGGTTCTTTTACAACCGATAAAGTTAGATACATTCGTAAAATTAATGCTGATCCAATTAGTTTAGATAAACAAGTTGGAAAAGAAAATGATTCACAATTTAGTGATTTTGTTAAAGATGATAATATTGTTAATCCAATTGATCATTCTGCTAAAGAAGAATTAAGTGTGATTTTAAAAAAAATGCTTGAACGTTTAGATTCTGATGAAAGAGAATTAATTTGTAAACGTTATGGAATTGGTGAAGATGCTAATGGTAATCCATATAAAGTGCATAGTCTTGAAGTTTTAGCTGCTGCAAGAAATAATGTTTCTAAAGAAAGAATAAGACAAATCGAAAATAAAATTTTAAAAAAATTACGTAATGATCCAAAATACGGCCATATCTTAAAGGATTTTTATTAA